Proteins co-encoded in one Colletes latitarsis isolate SP2378_abdomen chromosome 2, iyColLati1, whole genome shotgun sequence genomic window:
- the LOC143346855 gene encoding protein-lysine N-methyltransferase SMYD4 isoform X2 — MSEYDIIPTVCGDVKNVKESEKLREQGNKVFVSIPLTSDSCLEALKLYTKSIAYAPYPSEQLALAYANRSAVLLIVHKYEECIQDIDRAFALTYPDNLKAKLYIRKVKCLKALQHPNTENNIKEAQQWLEKMSLNDINCKKLNDKLVSIKKMPKLCNSKIESDKKHESKSPFPEIKTRNIEIPCASDALTLKYNEQYGRHVVANRKINPGEVIAIEKPYSLILNPNNIQTHCSNCLEVSWANIPCNYCTYSMYCSEECKASEWKKYHDFECSVFPSIWKMSFNKLDLFSVRFTIQNVRESINIQELKDEIKEIDSCDDPRTKGFSKNGIFESSKYRSLLSLVTNTEKRSVQDLFRRSLDACFILYFLATCTNMFGGPLRKDLSALIENPDVTFIGSLILRHQQIIPSNIHSFSEMRGLDLAERGVAAMPFFSLINHSCEPNILRHSRSKHVIMFAVYPIEKGEQIYDNYSYHFAIAPKATRQKELLKQYYFNCDCIPCREDWPLFYDVKLFSDLLKKKEDVVKITHALRKLKKYVDIATEGNISNKRYMINDLLKMIEVLYYSVPMPCQEMCSVVETLKHVYDLSGNSFEVPKL, encoded by the exons ATGTCAGAATATGATATAATTCCTACAGTGTGTGGTGATGTAAAGAATGTAAAGGAATCAGAGAAATTAAGAGAACAGGGTAACAAGGTATTTGTTTCTATACCGTTGACAAGCGATTCTTGCCTAGAAGCTTTAAAACTATATACTAAAAGTATAGCGTACGCTCCTTATCCATCTGAACAGCTTGCTTTAGCATATGCCAACAGATCTGCAGTTTTACTGATAGTACATAAATATGAGGAGTGCATTCAGGATATAGATAGAGCATTTGCTTTAACGTATCCAGATAATTTAAAAGCTAAGCTTTATATAAGAAAAGTTAAGTGTTTAAAGGCTTTACAGCATCCTAACACAGAAAACAATATTAAAGAAGCACAACAATGGTTGGAGAAAATGTCTTTAAATGATATTAATTGTAAGAAATTAAATGACAAACTTGTTTCTATAAAAAAGATGCCAAAATTATGTAATTCAAAGATAGAAAGTGACAAGAAACATGAGAGTAAATCTCCTTTTCCTGAAATAAAGACTCGCAATATAGAAATTCCTTGTGCTTCTGATGCATTAACTCTGAAGTACAATGAACAATATGGTAGGCATGTTGTAGCTAATCGCAAAATAAATCCTGGCGAAGTGATTGCCATAGAAAAACCATACTCATTAATCTTAAATCCCAATAATATTCAGACACATTGTTCAAATTGCTTAGAGGTATCTTGGGCTAATATACCCTGTAACTACTGTACTTATTCTATGTATTGTTCAGAAGAATGTAAGGCTTCAGAGTGGAAAAAATACCATGACTTTGAATGCTCCGTATTTCCTTCTATATGGAAGATGAGTTTTAACAAACTAGATTTATTCAGCGTAAGATTTACCATACAGAATGTGAGAGAAAGCATAAATATACAAGAATTAAAAGATGAAATAAAAGAAATCGATAGCTGCGATG ATCCACGTACGAAAGGTTTCTCTAAGAATGGAATCTTTGAGAGCAGTAAATATAGAAGTTTATTAAGTCTTGTGACCAATACTGAGAAACGTTCAGTACAGGATTTGTTTAGGAGATCTCTGGATGCTTGTTTTATTTTGTACTTTCTGGCAACTTGTACTAATATGTTTGGTGGTCCATTGAGAAAAGATTTATCTGCGTTAATAGAAAACCCTGACGTTACGTTCATTGGTAGCCTTATATTAAGACACCAGCAGATAATTCCTAGTAATATTCACAGT TTTTCAGAAATGCGTGGATTGGACTTAGCTGAGCGTGGTGTTGCGGCTATGCCATTTTTCAGTTTAATTAATCACAGTTGTGAACCAAATATACTAAGACACTCGAGGTCTAAGCATGTAATTATGTTTGCCGTGTATCCTATTGAGAAAGGTGAACAG ATATATGATAATTATTCTTACCACTTTGCAATTGCTCCAAAAGCTACAAGACAAAAAGAACTTCTGAAGCAGTATTACTTTAACTGTGATTGTATTCCGTGTCGCGAAGATTGGCCTTTATTTTACGATGTAAAACTGTTTAGT GATTTGCTCAAGAAAAAAGAAGATGTGGTTAAAATTACTCATGCGCtaaggaaattaaaaaaatatgtcgATATTGCTACTGAAGGAAACATTTCGAATAAGCGTTATATGATAaatgatttattaaaaatgatcgaAGTTTTATACTATTCGGTGCCAATGCCCTGCCAGGAAATGTGTAGTGTGGTAGAAACTTTAAAACACGTCTATGATTTGAGTGGAAACTCATTTGAAGTTCCTAAACTTTAA
- the LOC143346855 gene encoding protein-lysine N-methyltransferase SMYD4 isoform X1: protein MEKVIDTLNKKLLLTANKYKDFSNKYKSLSTDEERIIFTLKIMSEYDIIPTVCGDVKNVKESEKLREQGNKVFVSIPLTSDSCLEALKLYTKSIAYAPYPSEQLALAYANRSAVLLIVHKYEECIQDIDRAFALTYPDNLKAKLYIRKVKCLKALQHPNTENNIKEAQQWLEKMSLNDINCKKLNDKLVSIKKMPKLCNSKIESDKKHESKSPFPEIKTRNIEIPCASDALTLKYNEQYGRHVVANRKINPGEVIAIEKPYSLILNPNNIQTHCSNCLEVSWANIPCNYCTYSMYCSEECKASEWKKYHDFECSVFPSIWKMSFNKLDLFSVRFTIQNVRESINIQELKDEIKEIDSCDDPRTKGFSKNGIFESSKYRSLLSLVTNTEKRSVQDLFRRSLDACFILYFLATCTNMFGGPLRKDLSALIENPDVTFIGSLILRHQQIIPSNIHSFSEMRGLDLAERGVAAMPFFSLINHSCEPNILRHSRSKHVIMFAVYPIEKGEQIYDNYSYHFAIAPKATRQKELLKQYYFNCDCIPCREDWPLFYDVKLFSDLLKKKEDVVKITHALRKLKKYVDIATEGNISNKRYMINDLLKMIEVLYYSVPMPCQEMCSVVETLKHVYDLSGNSFEVPKL, encoded by the exons ATGGAGAAAGTAATTgatacattaaataaaaagttaCTTCTTACTGCGAATAAATACAAAGATTTCTCTAACAAATACAAATCCCTATCTACAGACGAGGAGCGTATAATATTTACTCTTAAAATTATGTCAGAATATGATATAATTCCTACAGTGTGTGGTGATGTAAAGAATGTAAAGGAATCAGAGAAATTAAGAGAACAGGGTAACAAGGTATTTGTTTCTATACCGTTGACAAGCGATTCTTGCCTAGAAGCTTTAAAACTATATACTAAAAGTATAGCGTACGCTCCTTATCCATCTGAACAGCTTGCTTTAGCATATGCCAACAGATCTGCAGTTTTACTGATAGTACATAAATATGAGGAGTGCATTCAGGATATAGATAGAGCATTTGCTTTAACGTATCCAGATAATTTAAAAGCTAAGCTTTATATAAGAAAAGTTAAGTGTTTAAAGGCTTTACAGCATCCTAACACAGAAAACAATATTAAAGAAGCACAACAATGGTTGGAGAAAATGTCTTTAAATGATATTAATTGTAAGAAATTAAATGACAAACTTGTTTCTATAAAAAAGATGCCAAAATTATGTAATTCAAAGATAGAAAGTGACAAGAAACATGAGAGTAAATCTCCTTTTCCTGAAATAAAGACTCGCAATATAGAAATTCCTTGTGCTTCTGATGCATTAACTCTGAAGTACAATGAACAATATGGTAGGCATGTTGTAGCTAATCGCAAAATAAATCCTGGCGAAGTGATTGCCATAGAAAAACCATACTCATTAATCTTAAATCCCAATAATATTCAGACACATTGTTCAAATTGCTTAGAGGTATCTTGGGCTAATATACCCTGTAACTACTGTACTTATTCTATGTATTGTTCAGAAGAATGTAAGGCTTCAGAGTGGAAAAAATACCATGACTTTGAATGCTCCGTATTTCCTTCTATATGGAAGATGAGTTTTAACAAACTAGATTTATTCAGCGTAAGATTTACCATACAGAATGTGAGAGAAAGCATAAATATACAAGAATTAAAAGATGAAATAAAAGAAATCGATAGCTGCGATG ATCCACGTACGAAAGGTTTCTCTAAGAATGGAATCTTTGAGAGCAGTAAATATAGAAGTTTATTAAGTCTTGTGACCAATACTGAGAAACGTTCAGTACAGGATTTGTTTAGGAGATCTCTGGATGCTTGTTTTATTTTGTACTTTCTGGCAACTTGTACTAATATGTTTGGTGGTCCATTGAGAAAAGATTTATCTGCGTTAATAGAAAACCCTGACGTTACGTTCATTGGTAGCCTTATATTAAGACACCAGCAGATAATTCCTAGTAATATTCACAGT TTTTCAGAAATGCGTGGATTGGACTTAGCTGAGCGTGGTGTTGCGGCTATGCCATTTTTCAGTTTAATTAATCACAGTTGTGAACCAAATATACTAAGACACTCGAGGTCTAAGCATGTAATTATGTTTGCCGTGTATCCTATTGAGAAAGGTGAACAG ATATATGATAATTATTCTTACCACTTTGCAATTGCTCCAAAAGCTACAAGACAAAAAGAACTTCTGAAGCAGTATTACTTTAACTGTGATTGTATTCCGTGTCGCGAAGATTGGCCTTTATTTTACGATGTAAAACTGTTTAGT GATTTGCTCAAGAAAAAAGAAGATGTGGTTAAAATTACTCATGCGCtaaggaaattaaaaaaatatgtcgATATTGCTACTGAAGGAAACATTTCGAATAAGCGTTATATGATAaatgatttattaaaaatgatcgaAGTTTTATACTATTCGGTGCCAATGCCCTGCCAGGAAATGTGTAGTGTGGTAGAAACTTTAAAACACGTCTATGATTTGAGTGGAAACTCATTTGAAGTTCCTAAACTTTAA
- the LOC143346862 gene encoding protein 5NUC isoform X1, whose amino-acid sequence MLGIWITVWCTLVIVSDEVLGNPIPSQDDGLTLRIVHTNDMHSRFEQTSQLSSICSKQDAEAKKCYGGFARITTLVRQARQSPIPCLFMIAGDTYQGSIWYNVYKWKVVAKFLNLLAPDATSLGNHEFDDGVDGLIPFIENATFPIVTSNLDLSKQPNLAATKLLNSTVLTVNGRKIGVIGYLTPESKIISRTEDVIFLDEVESIRREAKVLKEQGVNILIALGHSGFEVDKKIAREVEDIDLVIGGHTNTFLYNGKQPDLEVPEGLYPTKVVQKSGREVHVVQAYAYTKYLGNFTVTFNSEGEVTHISGNPVLVDSSIEQAPDILEELNQLRGAIDNVSLTVVGKTRVLLEGDSKVCRRMECNLGNLITDAMIEYNAGEYASKDSWTDAAIALQNSGSIRTSISRANDDKVTMGDILSVLPFNNIIMKVQMTGEQLLSLLEWSVQNLEMNTTSNLFGAFLQFSGLQVTYNLSKPKNSRVVSVQVQCASCLIPAYSELKKNGTYNVLMSDFMQSGGDGYAMLKDLKTQALGGTVSDATVEYFKKHSPVHNGVEWRINYINMIESGNNQHSSASNIYTSIRLTILLSIISWLCVR is encoded by the exons ATGCTGGGAATTTGGATCACAGTTTGGTGCACGCTCGTGATAGTCTCCGATGAAGTCCTTGGAAATCCTATTCCAAGCCAAGACGATGGACTCACTCTCAGAATTGTTCACACGAACGATATGCACTCAAG GTTCGAGCAGACGTCACAACTGTCCAGTATCTGTTCCAAACAAGACGCAGAAGCTAAAAAATGTTACGGAGGATTCGCCAGAATAACAACCCTTGTTCGACAGGCGAGGCAATCGCCTATTCCATGTCTCTTCATGATCGCTGGAGACACTTATCAAGGCTCCATATGGTACAATGTGTACAAATGGAAAGTGGTTGCCAAGTTCCTCAACTTGTTGGCTCCGGATGCTACA AGTTTAGGCAATCATGAGTTCGACGACGGCGTGGACGGCCTGATACCCTTCATCGAGAATGCCACATTCCCTATAGTGACATCGAACCTGGACCTAAGTAAACAACCGAATCTAGCTGCCACGAAGCTGCTGAACAGCACAGTCCTGACCGTAAATGGACGGAAAATTGGCGTGATTGGTTACTTAACACCAGAAAGTAAAATAATCTCACGTACGGAAGACGTAATTTTCCTGGACGAGGTGGAGTCCATTCGCAGGGAGGCTAAAGTCCTTAAGGAACAGGGTGTAAACATTCTGATCGCTCTGGGACACTCTGGCTTCGAGGTAGACAAAAAGATCGCTAGAGAAGTGGAGGACATCGATCTCGTGATCGGTGGGCACACGAACACGTTCCTCTACAATGGCAAGCAGCCGGATCTTGAGGTGCCGGAGGGTCTCTACCCCACGAAAGTGGTGCAAAAAAGCGGAAGGGAGGTACACGTTGTCCAAGCGTACGCGTACACCAAATATTTGGGGAATTTCACGGTGACATTCAACTCGGAGGGTGAAGTGACCCATATCAGTGGCAACCCAGTACTCGTTGATAGCAGTATCGAACAG GCACCAGACATTTTGGAGGAATTGAATCAGTTAAGAGGGGCCATCGACAACGTGAGCTTAACAGTAGTTGGAAAAACACGTGTTCTCCTTGAAGGGGATAGCAAAGTATGCAGACGCATGGAATGCAACTTGGGTAATCTCATCACAGATGCTATGATCGAATATAATGCCGGAGAGTATGCAAGCAAGGACAGCTGGACAGATGCTGCCATAGCTTTACAAAATTCAGGCAGTATCAGAACTTCTATCTCCAGGGCAAACGATGACAAAGTTACCATGGGGGATATTCTTAGCGTGTTACCTTTCAACAATATCATCATGAAGGTACAGATGACTGGAGAACAGTTGCTATCTCTTCTAGAATGGAGCGTTCAAAATTTGGAGATGAACACAACTTCAAACCTGTTTGGCGCATTCTTACAGTTTTCTGGCCTTCAG GTAACCTATAATTTGTCTAAACCAAAGAATTCGAGGGTGGTTTCTGTGCAAGTGCAATGCGCATCTTGCCTCATTCCAGCGTACAGTGAACTTAAAAAGAATGGAACTTACAATGTACTCATGTCTGATTTCATGCAGAGCGGCGGCGATGGATATGCCATGTTGAAGGATCTCAAGACACAGGCTTTGG GTGGGACTGTATCAGATGCAACAGTCGAATATTTTAAGAAGCATAGTCCAGTTCATAACGGAGTCGAATGGAGAATTAATTACATAAATATGATTGAAAGTGGTAACAATCAGCATAGTAGTGCTAGCAACATATACACATCTATCAGATTGACAATATTGTTATCAATAATCAGTTGGTTATGTGTAAGATAA
- the LOC143346862 gene encoding protein 5NUC isoform X2, with the protein MIAGDTYQGSIWYNVYKWKVVAKFLNLLAPDATSLGNHEFDDGVDGLIPFIENATFPIVTSNLDLSKQPNLAATKLLNSTVLTVNGRKIGVIGYLTPESKIISRTEDVIFLDEVESIRREAKVLKEQGVNILIALGHSGFEVDKKIAREVEDIDLVIGGHTNTFLYNGKQPDLEVPEGLYPTKVVQKSGREVHVVQAYAYTKYLGNFTVTFNSEGEVTHISGNPVLVDSSIEQAPDILEELNQLRGAIDNVSLTVVGKTRVLLEGDSKVCRRMECNLGNLITDAMIEYNAGEYASKDSWTDAAIALQNSGSIRTSISRANDDKVTMGDILSVLPFNNIIMKVQMTGEQLLSLLEWSVQNLEMNTTSNLFGAFLQFSGLQVTYNLSKPKNSRVVSVQVQCASCLIPAYSELKKNGTYNVLMSDFMQSGGDGYAMLKDLKTQALGGTVSDATVEYFKKHSPVHNGVEWRINYINMIESGNNQHSSASNIYTSIRLTILLSIISWLCVR; encoded by the exons ATGATCGCTGGAGACACTTATCAAGGCTCCATATGGTACAATGTGTACAAATGGAAAGTGGTTGCCAAGTTCCTCAACTTGTTGGCTCCGGATGCTACA AGTTTAGGCAATCATGAGTTCGACGACGGCGTGGACGGCCTGATACCCTTCATCGAGAATGCCACATTCCCTATAGTGACATCGAACCTGGACCTAAGTAAACAACCGAATCTAGCTGCCACGAAGCTGCTGAACAGCACAGTCCTGACCGTAAATGGACGGAAAATTGGCGTGATTGGTTACTTAACACCAGAAAGTAAAATAATCTCACGTACGGAAGACGTAATTTTCCTGGACGAGGTGGAGTCCATTCGCAGGGAGGCTAAAGTCCTTAAGGAACAGGGTGTAAACATTCTGATCGCTCTGGGACACTCTGGCTTCGAGGTAGACAAAAAGATCGCTAGAGAAGTGGAGGACATCGATCTCGTGATCGGTGGGCACACGAACACGTTCCTCTACAATGGCAAGCAGCCGGATCTTGAGGTGCCGGAGGGTCTCTACCCCACGAAAGTGGTGCAAAAAAGCGGAAGGGAGGTACACGTTGTCCAAGCGTACGCGTACACCAAATATTTGGGGAATTTCACGGTGACATTCAACTCGGAGGGTGAAGTGACCCATATCAGTGGCAACCCAGTACTCGTTGATAGCAGTATCGAACAG GCACCAGACATTTTGGAGGAATTGAATCAGTTAAGAGGGGCCATCGACAACGTGAGCTTAACAGTAGTTGGAAAAACACGTGTTCTCCTTGAAGGGGATAGCAAAGTATGCAGACGCATGGAATGCAACTTGGGTAATCTCATCACAGATGCTATGATCGAATATAATGCCGGAGAGTATGCAAGCAAGGACAGCTGGACAGATGCTGCCATAGCTTTACAAAATTCAGGCAGTATCAGAACTTCTATCTCCAGGGCAAACGATGACAAAGTTACCATGGGGGATATTCTTAGCGTGTTACCTTTCAACAATATCATCATGAAGGTACAGATGACTGGAGAACAGTTGCTATCTCTTCTAGAATGGAGCGTTCAAAATTTGGAGATGAACACAACTTCAAACCTGTTTGGCGCATTCTTACAGTTTTCTGGCCTTCAG GTAACCTATAATTTGTCTAAACCAAAGAATTCGAGGGTGGTTTCTGTGCAAGTGCAATGCGCATCTTGCCTCATTCCAGCGTACAGTGAACTTAAAAAGAATGGAACTTACAATGTACTCATGTCTGATTTCATGCAGAGCGGCGGCGATGGATATGCCATGTTGAAGGATCTCAAGACACAGGCTTTGG GTGGGACTGTATCAGATGCAACAGTCGAATATTTTAAGAAGCATAGTCCAGTTCATAACGGAGTCGAATGGAGAATTAATTACATAAATATGATTGAAAGTGGTAACAATCAGCATAGTAGTGCTAGCAACATATACACATCTATCAGATTGACAATATTGTTATCAATAATCAGTTGGTTATGTGTAAGATAA